A genome region from Baekduia alba includes the following:
- a CDS encoding HAD-IA family hydrolase, with translation MTDGAREERRRTGDIAAVLFDVAGTLAMPEERDAWVAGAAARAGVAVADPAALAVALEQAGRPGGPYPDAVPEALAAAYGARDTSPAAHRAAYAGLLATRAAEPLATALYERILRPEGWVAYPDAAPTLRALRERGIAVAAVSNVGFDLRPVLAGLGLLALVDAVVLSYEIGAVKPDPAIFRAACAALAVAPERALMVGDHPEADGGAADAGLRTLILPMSPAGAPHGLAAVLDRV, from the coding sequence GTGACCGACGGAGCGCGGGAAGAGCGGCGGAGGACCGGCGACATCGCGGCGGTGCTGTTCGACGTCGCCGGGACGCTGGCGATGCCGGAGGAGCGCGACGCGTGGGTCGCTGGCGCGGCCGCGCGGGCCGGGGTCGCGGTGGCGGATCCGGCGGCGCTCGCGGTCGCGCTGGAGCAGGCCGGGCGGCCGGGCGGGCCGTATCCCGACGCCGTGCCGGAGGCGCTGGCCGCGGCCTACGGCGCGCGCGACACCTCGCCGGCGGCGCACCGCGCCGCCTACGCCGGGCTGCTCGCCACGCGGGCGGCGGAGCCGCTGGCGACCGCGCTCTACGAGCGGATCCTCCGGCCCGAAGGCTGGGTCGCCTACCCGGACGCGGCGCCGACGCTCCGCGCGCTGCGCGAGCGCGGGATCGCGGTGGCCGCGGTGAGCAACGTCGGCTTCGACCTGCGGCCGGTGCTCGCCGGGCTCGGGCTACTCGCCCTGGTCGACGCGGTCGTGTTGTCCTATGAGATCGGCGCGGTCAAGCCGGACCCGGCGATCTTCCGCGCGGCGTGCGCCGCGCTCGCGGTGGCGCCCGAGCGCGCGCTGATGGTCGGCGACCACCCCGAGGCCGACGGCGGCGCGGCGGACGCCGGCCTGCGCACGCTGATCCTGCCGATGTCGCCGGCCGGCGCGCCGCACGGCCTCGCCGCCGTCCTCGACCGGGTGTGA
- a CDS encoding VOC family protein, with translation MPELIHTCYRIGDIDRSVAFYEALGFEERRRMDLPDGAINVFMGIPGDGDRLELTWNPGVESYDLGTGYNHIALTVPSLADTLGELSTSGISPEKPPYNVGGSGSLICFVRDPDGYRVELIERP, from the coding sequence ATGCCCGAGCTCATCCACACCTGTTACCGGATCGGCGACATCGACCGCTCCGTCGCCTTCTACGAGGCCCTCGGCTTCGAGGAGCGACGGCGTATGGACCTGCCCGACGGCGCCATCAACGTCTTCATGGGGATCCCCGGCGACGGCGACCGCCTCGAGCTCACCTGGAACCCGGGCGTCGAGTCCTACGACCTCGGCACGGGCTACAACCACATCGCCCTGACGGTGCCCTCGCTGGCCGACACGCTCGGCGAGCTGTCGACCTCCGGGATCTCGCCGGAGAAGCCGCCCTACAACGTCGGCGGCTCGGGCTCGCTGATCTGCTTCGTCCGCGACCCGGACGGCTACCGGGTCGAGCTCATCGAGCGGCCCTAG
- a CDS encoding MBL fold metallo-hydrolase, protein MILERSMHPQFLSNTFLVAAEPGGEAFFVDAGGPLEPLFDKVAEHDLTPTHVLLTHHHFDHVSEVPQIVERWPDVQVLIHPLERDLVDTATGTMDAGETVRAGGLDVQTLHIPGHTAGMLGLLVDGNVFTGDTLFKNSVGGVRAPGSTSCADLKSSVMDTLMRLPPDTVIQPGHTDATTVAEEYENNKFIRLWRGLDPEGTEQVTALGEPATLILLGDDYDGGHKAWVRWPDGRDDIVPGSKVER, encoded by the coding sequence ATGATCCTCGAGCGCTCGATGCACCCGCAGTTCCTCTCGAACACGTTCCTCGTCGCCGCCGAGCCGGGCGGCGAGGCGTTCTTCGTGGACGCGGGCGGGCCGCTGGAGCCGCTGTTCGACAAGGTCGCCGAGCACGACCTGACGCCGACGCACGTGCTGCTGACCCACCATCACTTCGACCACGTCTCCGAGGTCCCGCAGATCGTGGAGCGCTGGCCCGACGTCCAGGTGCTGATCCATCCGCTCGAGCGCGACCTCGTCGACACCGCCACCGGGACGATGGACGCGGGCGAGACCGTCCGCGCCGGTGGACTCGACGTGCAGACGCTGCACATCCCCGGGCATACCGCGGGGATGCTCGGGCTCCTCGTCGACGGCAACGTCTTCACCGGCGACACGTTGTTCAAGAACTCGGTCGGCGGCGTCCGCGCCCCCGGCTCGACGTCCTGCGCCGATCTCAAGTCCTCGGTGATGGACACGCTGATGCGGCTGCCGCCGGACACGGTCATCCAGCCCGGGCACACCGACGCCACGACCGTGGCCGAGGAGTACGAGAACAACAAGTTCATCCGCCTCTGGCGCGGCCTGGACCCCGAAGGGACCGAGCAGGTCACCGCGCTCGGCGAGCCCGCGACGCTGATCCTGCTCGGCGACGACTACGACGGAGGCCACAAGGCGTGGGTCCGCTGGCCCGACGGACGCGATGACATCGTCCCGGGCAGCAAGGTGGAGCGCTAG
- a CDS encoding ABC1 kinase family protein produces MARDDRIPTSRWARAAKVGRLAATQGAKQAGTRVVNLTRDEQSAQDAMARRQVETAKQIVAALGTMKGAAMKLGQVMSFLDVGLVPEEFREEFQAELAKLRDAAPKVSFKDMKKVLEEEYGEKLDDVFESFDPSPVAAASIGQVYRARYDGKDVAVKVQYPGVARAVRSDLQNLGIILRLMKSVAPGLDPQELGAEIRGRIEEELDYELEAQNQRTLARIYKGHPFVVIPDVYTSLSHERVIVSEFVTGRKFDEFKTCADEERNRLGEIIFRFYFGSMYRHHQFSGDPHPGNCLLLDDGRMAFLDFGLFKRISDEVAEYELQTQRLGMEGRGEELIEHLHGGGWLGQPEYYDPDSILEQFHDLTGWYTLDAAMALTPDIATDVMIQMSDPRSRWWGKMRHETLPPEHLFGRRLEMLTLAVISQLRATANWNRIAREWVYGDEPVTELGRQEAEFLASR; encoded by the coding sequence ATGGCCCGCGACGATCGCATCCCGACCTCGCGGTGGGCACGCGCCGCGAAGGTCGGGCGTCTCGCTGCCACGCAGGGCGCCAAGCAGGCCGGCACCCGCGTCGTCAACCTCACCCGCGACGAGCAGTCCGCGCAGGACGCGATGGCCCGCCGGCAGGTCGAGACCGCCAAGCAGATCGTCGCCGCGCTCGGGACGATGAAGGGCGCCGCGATGAAGCTCGGCCAGGTGATGTCCTTCCTGGACGTCGGCCTGGTCCCGGAGGAGTTCCGCGAGGAGTTCCAGGCCGAGCTCGCCAAGCTGCGCGACGCCGCGCCGAAGGTCTCGTTCAAGGACATGAAGAAGGTCCTGGAGGAGGAGTACGGCGAGAAGCTCGACGACGTCTTCGAGTCCTTCGACCCGTCGCCGGTCGCCGCCGCCTCGATCGGCCAGGTCTACCGCGCCCGCTACGACGGCAAGGACGTCGCGGTCAAGGTCCAGTACCCGGGCGTCGCGCGCGCCGTCCGATCCGACCTGCAGAACCTCGGGATCATCCTGCGGCTGATGAAGTCCGTCGCGCCCGGCCTGGACCCGCAGGAGCTCGGCGCCGAGATCCGCGGGCGCATCGAGGAGGAGCTCGACTACGAGCTCGAGGCCCAGAACCAGCGCACGCTCGCCCGGATCTACAAGGGCCATCCGTTCGTCGTGATCCCCGACGTGTACACGTCGCTCAGCCACGAGCGCGTGATCGTCTCGGAGTTCGTCACCGGTCGGAAGTTCGACGAGTTCAAGACGTGCGCGGACGAGGAGCGCAACCGCCTCGGCGAGATCATCTTCCGCTTCTACTTCGGGTCGATGTACCGCCACCACCAGTTCTCGGGCGACCCGCATCCCGGCAACTGCCTGCTGCTCGACGACGGCCGCATGGCGTTCCTGGACTTCGGGCTGTTCAAGCGGATCTCCGACGAAGTCGCCGAGTACGAGCTCCAGACCCAGCGCCTCGGGATGGAAGGGCGCGGCGAGGAGTTGATCGAGCACCTGCACGGCGGCGGCTGGCTCGGGCAGCCCGAGTACTACGACCCGGACTCGATCCTGGAGCAGTTCCACGATCTCACCGGCTGGTACACGCTCGACGCCGCGATGGCGCTGACGCCGGACATCGCGACCGACGTGATGATCCAGATGAGCGACCCGCGCTCGCGCTGGTGGGGCAAGATGCGCCACGAGACGCTGCCGCCCGAGCACCTCTTCGGCCGCCGGCTGGAGATGCTGACGCTGGCGGTCATCAGCCAGCTGCGCGCGACCGCGAACTGGAACCGGATCGCGCGCGAGTGGGTCTACGGCGACGAGCCCGTCACCGAGCTCGGGCGCCAGGAGGCCGAGTTCCTCGCCTCGCGCTGA
- a CDS encoding TVP38/TMEM64 family protein → MRALARLAYLGVLIVGAFVLVASTGKLSSDRIRDWMDGYGVLGPLIFIAVSACLTPALFPGPLLAGAAGLLFGTWLGTPIAIVSATLGAMLAFSLSRWIAHDAVVELQGPRLRALREWIGRRGFLSVLYARIVPGVPYSLVNYAAGLSPVALRTFAAATALGCAPRAFAYTALGGSLDDLGSPEAFAAFAVLIIMALVGALAARRDLRSARAPAPGTATSSPAARSAGRP, encoded by the coding sequence GTGCGCGCGCTGGCGCGCCTCGCGTACTTGGGGGTCTTGATCGTCGGCGCGTTCGTGCTCGTGGCGAGCACCGGCAAGCTGTCGTCGGATCGCATACGCGACTGGATGGACGGCTACGGCGTGCTCGGTCCGTTGATCTTCATCGCCGTCTCGGCCTGCCTGACGCCCGCGCTCTTCCCCGGCCCGCTGCTGGCGGGCGCGGCCGGGCTGCTGTTCGGGACCTGGCTCGGGACGCCGATCGCGATCGTCAGCGCCACGCTCGGCGCGATGCTCGCGTTCAGCCTGTCGCGCTGGATCGCGCACGACGCCGTGGTCGAGCTGCAAGGCCCGCGCCTGCGGGCGCTGCGCGAGTGGATCGGCCGCCGCGGGTTCCTGTCGGTGCTGTACGCGCGGATCGTGCCCGGCGTGCCCTACAGCCTGGTGAACTACGCGGCGGGCCTGTCGCCGGTCGCGCTGCGCACGTTCGCGGCCGCAACCGCGCTGGGCTGTGCGCCGCGCGCGTTCGCCTACACCGCGCTGGGCGGCTCGCTCGACGACCTCGGCTCGCCCGAGGCGTTCGCCGCGTTCGCCGTCCTCATCATCATGGCCTTGGTCGGCGCGCTCGCGGCGCGCCGGGACCTGCGGTCCGCTAGAGCTCCTGCACCTGGAACAGCGACGTCGTCCCCGGCCGCCCGCTCGGCAGGCCGGCCGTGA
- the pyk gene encoding pyruvate kinase, which produces MTRRTKIVATIGPASNNPETLVRMIEAGMDVARLNFSHGSHEQHAETAQLVRDAAGRAGRPVALLQDLPGPKLRIGPLVEGTVELKVGDKVVFECGKDDGTAGDARRMTISWAGLARALDPGDVLYLADGSVRLRATAVREGDNEVEAEVEIGGTVASRQGLNIPGPADELPSVPEEDLLHLEAGRQIGVDMVALSFVRRPEDVFFVREHTRVPLIAKIEKPQAVDNALEIVRAADCVMVARGDLGIELPIEEVPIVQKNLIALAGANARPVITATQMLDSMVTSSRPTRAEVADVANAILDGTDAIMLSQESAVGAHPVGAIAMMSAIAVHTERHAPYQRWLETRVKRDHRDPSYTVAHAACQAASELDLDALIVPTLSGRSARLISAHRPNVPIYALSPGRETVRRCMLMWGVRAASMKRHEVTEALIADACQRVIELGWCRPGMRVGVTAGLPSGRPGTTSLFQVQEL; this is translated from the coding sequence ATGACCCGCCGCACGAAGATCGTCGCCACCATCGGCCCCGCGTCCAACAACCCTGAGACGCTCGTGCGGATGATCGAGGCGGGCATGGACGTCGCCCGCCTGAACTTCAGCCACGGCTCGCACGAGCAGCACGCCGAGACCGCGCAGCTCGTCCGCGACGCCGCCGGCCGCGCCGGCCGCCCCGTCGCGCTCCTGCAGGATCTGCCGGGTCCCAAGCTCCGCATCGGCCCGCTGGTCGAGGGCACCGTCGAGCTGAAGGTCGGCGACAAGGTCGTCTTCGAGTGCGGCAAGGACGACGGCACCGCCGGCGACGCGCGCCGCATGACGATCAGCTGGGCGGGCCTGGCCCGCGCGCTCGACCCCGGCGACGTGCTGTACCTCGCCGACGGCTCGGTGCGCCTGCGCGCGACCGCGGTCCGCGAGGGCGACAACGAGGTCGAGGCCGAGGTCGAGATCGGCGGCACCGTCGCCTCCCGCCAGGGCCTCAACATCCCGGGCCCCGCCGACGAGCTGCCCTCCGTCCCCGAGGAGGACCTCCTCCACCTGGAGGCCGGCCGCCAGATCGGGGTCGACATGGTGGCCTTGAGCTTCGTCCGCCGCCCCGAGGACGTGTTCTTCGTGCGCGAGCACACGCGCGTCCCGCTGATCGCGAAGATCGAGAAGCCCCAGGCCGTCGACAACGCGCTGGAGATCGTGCGCGCCGCGGACTGCGTGATGGTCGCGCGCGGCGACCTCGGCATCGAGCTGCCGATCGAGGAGGTCCCGATCGTGCAGAAGAACCTCATCGCGCTGGCCGGCGCCAACGCGCGCCCGGTGATCACCGCGACGCAGATGCTCGACTCGATGGTCACGTCGTCGCGCCCGACGCGCGCCGAGGTGGCCGACGTCGCCAACGCGATCCTCGACGGGACGGACGCCATCATGTTGTCCCAGGAGTCCGCGGTCGGCGCCCACCCGGTCGGCGCCATCGCGATGATGTCGGCGATCGCGGTGCACACCGAGCGCCACGCGCCCTATCAGCGCTGGCTGGAGACGCGCGTCAAGCGCGACCACCGCGACCCGTCCTACACCGTCGCGCACGCGGCGTGCCAGGCGGCGTCCGAGCTGGACCTCGACGCGCTCATCGTGCCGACGCTGTCCGGCCGCTCCGCCCGCCTCATCTCCGCCCACCGCCCCAACGTCCCGATCTACGCGCTCTCCCCCGGGCGCGAGACGGTCCGGCGCTGCATGCTCATGTGGGGCGTGCGCGCCGCGTCGATGAAGCGCCACGAGGTGACCGAGGCGCTGATCGCCGACGCGTGTCAGCGCGTCATCGAGCTCGGCTGGTGTCGGCCCGGGATGCGCGTCGGCGTCACGGCCGGCCTGCCGAGCGGGCGGCCGGGGACGACGTCGCTGTTCCAGGTGCAGGAGCTCTAG
- a CDS encoding cation:proton antiporter, with translation MRGEIGRAHPLARAAKQLTLLAVCTVIGVVLTRAMGATGFHESPAFALATTALLAVGLYAGTHGIDLSQARRDAWLLARVLTVGVVLKAALIGVLLALVFGDARLLILGVVMAQIDPLSVSALEREGRLSPRAQSILRAWSSFDDPVTVLLAWLVIQVADQRSGGAGGLLVYVQALAVNLLLAGGVAVVFWATKRPARGRWASLVPPRCAASASRRPRRC, from the coding sequence ATGAGAGGCGAGATTGGACGTGCCCACCCGCTGGCACGTGCCGCCAAACAACTGACGCTGCTGGCGGTCTGCACCGTCATCGGCGTGGTGCTCACGCGGGCGATGGGCGCGACGGGGTTCCACGAGTCGCCCGCGTTCGCGCTGGCCACGACCGCGCTGCTCGCGGTCGGCCTGTACGCGGGGACGCACGGGATCGACCTGTCCCAAGCGCGTCGGGACGCCTGGCTGCTCGCACGCGTCCTGACCGTCGGAGTCGTGCTCAAGGCTGCGCTGATCGGCGTGCTCCTGGCGCTCGTCTTCGGCGACGCCAGGCTGCTGATCCTGGGCGTCGTGATGGCTCAGATCGATCCGCTCAGCGTCAGCGCGCTCGAGCGCGAAGGGCGCCTGTCACCGCGCGCTCAGAGCATCCTGCGGGCGTGGTCGTCGTTCGATGACCCCGTCACCGTGCTGCTGGCCTGGCTGGTCATCCAGGTGGCCGATCAGCGGTCCGGGGGCGCGGGCGGACTGCTCGTCTACGTGCAGGCGCTCGCGGTCAACCTGCTGCTGGCCGGGGGCGTGGCGGTCGTCTTCTGGGCGACCAAGCGCCCAGCTCGAGGTCGGTGGGCCAGCCTGGTCCCGCCGCGATGCGCCGCGAGCGCCTCGCGGCGGCCCCGGCGCTGCTGA
- a CDS encoding aminopeptidase: MSGADAPYDFNEVTPHLDPAGFADLLAGYCLDVQPGQQVLVRSTTLAEPLLLELQRAILERDAWCFLRVELPGEAASFYRHARDRHLDTYPALAYEEAKRIDATVGIQAPDDVRALASVDPELMTRAARGRRDIREQMLKKRWCSTLWPTPASAALAGMELDDFARFVARALFLDRPDPVGGWGELHDFQAALIDRLAGAKTMRIEAEGTDITLDVGRRTWVNSDGKRNMPSGEVFTGPHEHSASGRIRFTVPSSPAGVDVRGVELEFRDGEVMSATAEHGEEYLRRALATDDGARYLGELGIGTNYGIDRAIGAILFDEKIGGTVHLALGRSYPETGGKNVSALHWDLICDLREGGRLTADGVTIQEDGHFKL, from the coding sequence GTGAGCGGCGCGGACGCCCCGTACGACTTCAACGAGGTCACGCCGCACCTCGACCCGGCGGGCTTCGCCGACCTCCTCGCCGGCTACTGCCTGGACGTCCAGCCCGGCCAGCAGGTGCTCGTCCGCTCCACGACGCTCGCCGAGCCGCTGCTGCTGGAGCTGCAGCGCGCGATCCTGGAGCGCGACGCGTGGTGCTTCCTGCGCGTCGAGCTGCCCGGCGAGGCGGCGTCGTTCTACCGCCACGCGCGCGACCGCCACCTCGACACCTATCCGGCGCTGGCCTACGAGGAGGCCAAGCGCATCGACGCGACGGTCGGGATCCAGGCGCCGGACGACGTCCGGGCGCTGGCCAGCGTCGACCCGGAGCTGATGACGCGCGCCGCGCGCGGCCGCCGCGACATCCGCGAGCAGATGCTGAAGAAGCGCTGGTGCTCGACGCTGTGGCCGACGCCCGCGAGCGCGGCGCTCGCGGGCATGGAGCTCGACGACTTCGCGCGCTTCGTCGCCCGCGCGCTGTTCCTGGACCGCCCGGATCCGGTCGGCGGGTGGGGCGAGCTGCACGACTTCCAGGCCGCGCTGATCGACCGGCTGGCGGGCGCGAAGACGATGCGGATCGAGGCCGAGGGCACCGACATCACGCTCGACGTCGGCCGGCGCACGTGGGTCAACAGCGACGGCAAGCGCAACATGCCGTCGGGGGAGGTCTTCACCGGCCCGCACGAGCACTCCGCCAGCGGCCGCATCCGCTTCACCGTGCCGTCGTCGCCGGCCGGCGTCGACGTCCGCGGCGTCGAGCTGGAGTTCCGCGACGGCGAGGTCATGAGCGCCACCGCCGAGCACGGCGAGGAGTACCTGCGGCGCGCGCTGGCGACCGACGACGGCGCGCGCTACCTCGGCGAGCTCGGCATCGGCACCAACTACGGCATCGACCGCGCGATCGGCGCGATCCTCTTCGACGAGAAGATCGGCGGGACCGTCCACCTGGCGCTGGGTCGCTCCTATCCCGAGACCGGCGGCAAGAACGTCAGCGCGCTGCACTGGGACCTGATCTGCGACCTGCGCGAGGGCGGGCGGCTGACGGCCGACGGCGTGACCATCCAGGAGGACGGGCACTTCAAGCTGTAG
- a CDS encoding pyridoxal-phosphate-dependent aminotransferase family protein translates to MPTVEDVPARLLLGSGPSPVPYRILKALSHPTVGHLDPAFGALQDDLAARLRRVMKTTNKVTFPLSATGSGGMQAMVDTLIAPGDRVVVGVHGAFGGRMADALGRAGADVVKVEQQWGRAIEVERLVEAAADEATRALFVVHGETSTGVAQPLDGLADAIHGHDGLLLVDCVTSLAGHPLDLDAAGVDAAFSGTQKCLNVPPGLAPFTVGDRALARLRRRSWYFDLQAMVDYWFADGPRAYHHTAPINMIYALHEGLRIVDEEGLEARWARHAVAHEALRQALAVFGFERFAPDGEQLSSLLAVQIPEAVDDAAVRGALLQDFGIEVSGGLGPLAGRAWRIGVMGEGANQEPQERLVRAVAGLIGGDEAAAVRALAEGWAAA, encoded by the coding sequence GTGCCGACCGTCGAAGACGTTCCCGCCCGCCTGCTGCTCGGCTCCGGCCCGTCGCCGGTGCCCTACCGGATCCTGAAGGCCCTGAGCCATCCGACCGTCGGGCACCTGGACCCCGCGTTCGGCGCGCTGCAGGACGACCTCGCCGCGCGGCTGCGTCGCGTGATGAAGACCACCAACAAGGTCACATTCCCGCTCAGCGCGACCGGCAGCGGCGGGATGCAGGCGATGGTGGACACCTTGATCGCGCCGGGCGACCGCGTCGTCGTCGGCGTGCACGGCGCGTTCGGCGGCCGCATGGCCGACGCGCTCGGCCGCGCGGGCGCGGACGTCGTGAAGGTCGAGCAGCAGTGGGGCCGCGCGATCGAGGTCGAGCGGCTGGTCGAGGCCGCGGCCGACGAGGCGACGCGGGCGCTGTTCGTCGTCCACGGCGAGACGTCGACCGGCGTCGCGCAGCCGCTCGACGGGCTGGCCGACGCGATCCACGGGCACGACGGGCTGCTGCTCGTCGACTGCGTGACGTCGCTGGCCGGGCACCCGCTGGACCTCGACGCGGCCGGCGTCGACGCCGCGTTCTCCGGGACCCAGAAGTGCCTCAACGTGCCCCCCGGCCTCGCGCCCTTCACGGTCGGCGACCGCGCGCTCGCGCGGCTCCGACGGCGATCCTGGTACTTCGACCTCCAGGCGATGGTCGACTACTGGTTCGCCGACGGGCCGCGCGCGTACCACCACACCGCGCCCATCAACATGATCTACGCGCTGCACGAAGGGCTGCGGATCGTCGACGAGGAGGGCCTGGAGGCGCGCTGGGCGCGGCACGCGGTCGCGCACGAGGCGCTGCGTCAGGCGCTCGCCGTCTTCGGCTTCGAGCGCTTCGCGCCCGACGGCGAGCAGTTGTCGTCCCTGCTCGCCGTGCAGATCCCCGAGGCGGTCGACGACGCCGCCGTGCGCGGCGCGCTGTTGCAGGACTTCGGCATCGAGGTCAGCGGCGGGCTCGGGCCGCTGGCCGGCCGCGCGTGGCGGATCGGCGTCATGGGCGAGGGCGCCAACCAAGAGCCCCAAGAACGCCTCGTGCGGGCGGTGGCGGGGTTGATCGGCGGCGACGAGGCCGCGGCGGTCCGCGCGCTGGCCGAAGGGTGGGCCGCGGCGTGA
- a CDS encoding PKD domain-containing protein, producing MIALSDGNEVAVAWVDSASGSIAARLGTFGQPFTSAAATFASGGSAPSVDMTPTGRTAVIWGANPGPSLHTALREAGGSAFTETAPITSDLYWWYGNVAVTPVLFDGAGDAIAAWGAAGSREGFSVLDVTGPELRAVNVPGSATAGTAVGGFSVATFDTFSAVGTPHWDFGDGAGADGGSVSHTYNNAGTYTIKVTATDAVGNATSATRSIAVGAAVTPPATTPPGVKPPPVAKTPAKCKVPKLTGLTYAQAKAKLTSAHCKVGKTTKPKGRKTTKNLVVKAQSRKAGTSTTSGAKVDITMKVKPKPKHKKAKKH from the coding sequence GTGATCGCGCTGTCCGACGGCAACGAGGTCGCGGTGGCGTGGGTCGACAGCGCCTCGGGAAGCATCGCGGCGCGCCTGGGCACGTTCGGCCAGCCGTTCACCAGCGCGGCCGCGACGTTCGCATCGGGCGGCTCCGCGCCATCGGTCGACATGACGCCGACCGGGCGGACGGCCGTGATCTGGGGCGCGAACCCTGGACCGTCGCTGCACACGGCCCTCCGGGAGGCCGGCGGCAGCGCGTTCACCGAGACGGCCCCGATCACCAGCGACCTCTACTGGTGGTACGGGAACGTCGCGGTCACGCCGGTGCTGTTCGACGGCGCCGGCGACGCGATCGCCGCCTGGGGGGCCGCCGGGTCGCGGGAGGGCTTCAGCGTCCTCGACGTCACCGGGCCCGAGCTGCGGGCGGTCAACGTTCCCGGCAGCGCCACCGCGGGCACCGCGGTCGGCGGGTTCTCGGTCGCGACGTTCGACACGTTCTCGGCGGTCGGCACGCCGCATTGGGACTTCGGCGACGGCGCCGGCGCGGACGGCGGCAGCGTCTCGCACACCTACAACAACGCCGGCACCTACACGATCAAGGTCACCGCGACCGACGCCGTCGGCAACGCGACGAGCGCGACGCGGTCGATCGCGGTGGGCGCGGCGGTGACGCCGCCGGCGACGACGCCACCGGGCGTCAAGCCGCCGCCGGTCGCGAAGACGCCGGCCAAGTGCAAGGTCCCCAAGCTGACCGGCCTCACCTACGCCCAGGCCAAGGCGAAGCTCACCAGCGCGCACTGCAAGGTCGGCAAGACCACGAAGCCGAAGGGCCGCAAGACCACCAAGAACCTCGTGGTCAAGGCGCAGTCGCGCAAGGCCGGGACGTCGACGACCTCCGGCGCGAAGGTCGACATCACCATGAAGGTCAAGCCCAAGCCGAAGCACAAGAAGGCCAAGAAGCACTAG
- a CDS encoding MBL fold metallo-hydrolase, translating to MSQAAAGRIRARPRLARLNAGGPESIADGVWVVRGGFPSRTMNVYLVRDGGGVLAFDAGIEAMTASVALAARQLGGLTRIVLGHGHPDHRGVAPGLSDVPVFCHPDEVADAEGDGGMHYFNLSELAPHGRVVLGAMLGAWDGGPVKVAGTVSEGDDVAGFQVVHLPGHAPGLIGLWRPSDRLALVSDTFYTLDPQTGLHGHPRVPHRAFNWDTEVARASIRKLAALEPNTAWAGHANPLTGDVAAQLEHAAATT from the coding sequence ATGTCCCAAGCTGCCGCCGGTCGGATCCGCGCTCGTCCCCGCCTCGCGCGCCTGAACGCCGGCGGGCCGGAGTCGATCGCCGACGGCGTGTGGGTCGTGCGCGGCGGCTTCCCGAGCAGGACCATGAACGTGTACTTGGTCCGGGACGGTGGTGGGGTCCTGGCCTTCGACGCCGGGATCGAGGCGATGACCGCGTCCGTCGCGCTCGCGGCGCGGCAGCTCGGCGGGCTCACGCGGATCGTGCTCGGCCACGGCCATCCGGACCATCGCGGCGTCGCGCCCGGGCTGTCCGACGTGCCCGTCTTCTGCCATCCGGACGAGGTCGCCGACGCCGAGGGCGACGGCGGGATGCACTACTTCAACCTGTCCGAGCTCGCGCCGCACGGCCGCGTCGTGCTCGGCGCGATGCTCGGCGCCTGGGACGGCGGGCCGGTGAAGGTCGCGGGCACCGTCTCCGAGGGCGACGACGTCGCCGGCTTCCAGGTCGTCCACCTGCCCGGCCACGCGCCGGGGCTCATCGGCCTGTGGCGGCCCAGCGACCGCCTCGCCCTCGTCAGCGACACCTTCTACACACTCGACCCGCAGACCGGCCTGCACGGCCATCCGCGCGTCCCGCACCGCGCATTCAACTGGGACACGGAGGTCGCGCGCGCCTCGATCCGCAAGCTCGCCGCGCTGGAGCCGAACACGGCGTGGGCCGGGCACGCGAACCCGCTGACCGGCGACGTGGCCGCGCAGCTCGAGCACGCCGCGGCGACGACGTAG